The DNA sequence TGACGGAGGGCGAGGAGGACGCCGACGAGCGCACCCGCGGGCTGTTCGCGACGATCTGGTCGTTCCGCGGCGTGCTCGCACGGATGGGCTCCGGCATCTCGCTCGTCGCGGCCGTCCGGTCGGCGCGCACCGTCCTGCTGCCGCTCTGGGCCGTCTCCATCGGGCTGAACGAGGCGAACACCGCGCTCATCATCGGCATCGCGGGCGCCGTCGACTTCGCGCTCTTCTACGCCAGCGGCCAGCTCATGGACCGGTTCGGCCGGATGTGGAGCGTGGTGCCCTCCATGCTCGGCCTCGGCGTCGGCTTCCTGGTGCTGTCGTTCAGCCACGACCTTCCGGGGGCGGTGGCCTGGTACATCGGCGTCTCGCTGTTCCTCGCGTTCGCCAACGGCATCGGTTCGGGCATCATCATGACGCTCGGGGCCGACCTGGCGCCGAAGGAGAGCCCGGCCGCGTTCCTCGGCGCGTGGCGGTTCACGGGTGATGCCGGCCAGGCCGCAGCGCCGCTCGTGGTGTCGCTGCTGACCGGGCTGGTCTCGATCGCCTTCGCGAGCGGGGTGATGGGCGTGCTCGGACTGGTCGGCGCCGGTCTGCTCGCCCGGTTCATCCCGCGCTACATCCCGCGCCGGCCCCGGGCCGCGGAGGGGCTGCCGGAATAGCCGCGACTCCCGTACGGTTCGATACGTATGCATACGCATCGAGCAGGAGGACGGACATGGCCGCACGGCTGGAGATCGGGATCGACACGTTCGGCGACATCACGCTGGACGCCGACGGGAATCCGCTGCCGCACGCTCAGGTGCTGCGCAACGTCGTGGCGGAGGGCGTCCAGGCCGACCAGGCCGGCCTCCACTTCATCGGCATCGGCGAGCACCACCGCAAAGACTTCTCGGTGGCGGCCCCGGAGGTCGTGCTCGCGGCGATCGCCGGCCAGACCGAGCGCATCCACCTCGGCTCAGCGGTCACGGTGCTGAGCTCGGACGACCCGGTGCGGGTGTTCCAGCGCTTCGCCACCCTCGACGGCGTCTCGAACGGCCGCGCGGAGGTCATCCTCGGCCGGGGCTCCTTCATCGAGTCGTTCCCGCTGTTCGGCTTCGATCTGGCGCAGTACGAAGAGCTCTTCGACGAGAAGCTCGACCTCTTCGCCGCGATCCGGCAGCAGGAGCCGGTGACCTGGAGCGGGACGCTGCGGCCGCCGCTCACCGACCAGTCGGTGTATCCGCCGGTCGAGCACGGCCTCCTGAAGACCTGGATCGGCGTCGGCGGCAGCCCGGAGTCGGTGGTCCGCGCCGCGCGTTACGGCCTCCCGCTGATGGTCGCGATCATCGGCGGCGGCCCGATGCGCTTCCAGCCGCTCACCGAGCTCTACCGCAACGCGCTGGAGCAGTTCGGCCAGGACACCGGCCTCCCGATCGGCGTGCACTCCCCCGGCTTCGTCGCCGAGACCGACCAGGAGGCCAAGGACCTGCTCTGGCCGCACTGGGAGGCCATGACCAACCGGATCGGCCGCGAGCGCGGCTGGCCGCCCGCGACCCGCGCGCGCTTCGAGCACGAGGCGGCGGAGGACGGCGCCCTGGTCGTCGGCTCGCCGGAGACGGTCGCGCAGAAGATCGCGTACGCCGCACGCGGCCTCGGCCTCACCCGGTTCGACGTCAAGCTGAGCAACGGGACGCTGGGCCACGAGCACATCATGCGGGCGATCGACCTGCTCGGCCGCGAGGTCGCGCCGCGCGTGGATGAGCTATTGTCGTAGCCGCGCGCAGCGCGAGCCGCGGGAGTGGTGAAACTGGCAGACACGCAGGATTTAGGTTCCTGTGCTTCACGGCGTGAGGGTTCGAGTCCCTTCTCCCGCACCGTGTGACGCGGCGGGTGAAAGACCCCGCCCCCGGCCGCAGAAACGGCGTCGCGCAGGCGGACCTGCCCTATTCTCCCGAATGTCCGTTCCATCGTCGGGAGAGGGATGTCGCGCCCCGATCTTCAGCGCACGCCGTCGGCACGGCCGAAGGACACGTCGGTCCAAGCCCTCCGCGGCATCGCCTGCATCCTCGTGGTGGTCTGGCATTCCGTCGGTCTTGGCGAGCTGTCGCTCTGGCGGTTCACGAGCGATTCCGCGTGGGAGTTCGCGCTCGGACTGCTGGAGTACCTGCGCATGCCGCTCTTCACGTTCCTGTCGGGTTACGTCTATGCGATGCGACCGATCAGCGTCGGCGCATCCCCCTGGCGCTTCCTCCGTTCGAAGGCGCGACGACTGCTCGTTCCGATGCTCGTGGTCGGCACGGCCTACATCCTGGCGTTCGACCTGATCCCGGGCTGGGGCGGGAGCGGTCTGCGACCGTTCTGGACGTGGCACATCATCCCCGTCGCGCATCTCTGGTTCATCTGGGCGGTGCTCTGGTGCTTCGTCGCGGTCGCCGTCCTCGACGCGCGCGGCCGGCTGTCCACGCGGCGAGGGATGCTGATCGCGCTGGTCGTGTCGTTCGCGCTCTCGGCCGTCCTGCCGAAGGGCATCGCGACTCCGTTCGCCTCGGCGGCCGCGGTGTACCTCTCGTTCTTCTTCCTCGCGGGGATGGCCTGCCGCCGCTTCGACTGGCGCAGCGCGCCACGGCGCCGGCACCTGATCGCCCTCGGCGCGTTCGTCGTGCTGTTCGCGGTGACGATCCTCGGCACCGTCGCCGGTGTTCGCCCGTCACCGGACGGCGTCGTCGGCAACCTCGTCGGAGCGCTGTTCTGCGCGCTCGTCGTGCTCGTGCGGTTCTCGTCGAGGCCGCTCGAATGGCTGGGGGCCAGGTCGTTCGCGATCTTCCTGTTCCACTACTTCGCCGTCCAGTTCTGCCGGATGGCCTTCGTCGCGCTGGGCTTCCACGACGTGACCGTGTGCATCGTCGTGACCACCGTCGTGGCGCTGCTCGCCTCGGTGGTTCTCGAGCGCATCCTGCGTTCGTGGCGCGTCACCAGAACCCTCGCTCTCGGCGAGCGGTGGACCGCCGCCACGTAGTAGGAGTCATTCGCACCGTACGCCCAGCCCGCGCACACTAAACTCGCCTCGACCGCATACTGAGACGATAGGAGTTGCGTGATCCATCACGCCGGCCTCATCCCCTGGCTCGACCCCACCACCATCATCGGCGCGGCCGGTCCGTGGGCGCTGATCGTGGTGTGCGGGATCGTGTTCGCCGAGACGGGCCTCCTGGTCGGCTTCCTGCTGCCGGGCGACACCCTGCTGGTGATCTCCGGCCTGCTCACGCACACCTCCCGTGTCTTCGGCGTCGACATCTGGTGGGTCTGCCTGGCCATCGCGTTCGCGGCGTTCCTCGGCGGAGAGGTCGGCTACCTGATCGGGCACAAGGCGGGCCCGCGCGTGTTCGAGCGCAAGGAGACCGGTCTGTTCAGCATGGAGAACGTGCGCCGCACCAACGCGTTCTTCGACCGGTTCGGCGCGCTCGCGGTCATCCTGGCGCGCTTCGTGCCGATCGTGCGCACATTCGCCCCGGTCGCCGCGGGCGTCGGGCACATGAACTACAAGAAGTACTCGCTGTACAACGCGATCGGCGCGCTGCTCTGGGGCGCCGGCCTCACGCTGTTCGGTTTCGTCATCGGCTACATCCCGCCGATCGCCAACTTCGTGTCGCATTACATCGACATGATCCTCATCGGCGCGGTGGTGATCACGCTCATCCCGACGCTGTTCCACTACTTCCAGTCGCTGCGCAAGGCGAAGAAGAAGCGCCTGGAGGCCGAAGCGGCCGCCGCCACCGCAACCGACGCCACGGTCTCCGACCCGCACCCCACGCCCGACGTCTGAAGGTCGAGGGGCACGTAAACGGCCCTAGTGGGGCAGCTCGCTAATACGTCCCTGTGGATTGCAGGCGAGCTACCCACATTCCAGGGCATTCCTCGGTCCAGACGGGTGCCCCGGAAGATCCACTAGGTCGGCCGGTTGACGTCCTGCCTCCGGAGGAAAGACCATGGATCCCGAAATGACATCGTCTGCACCAGGGCTGTCGAACATGATGGCGCAGACCTCATCCCCGGTGGGAACATACTCGGGCGCATAGTGGCGCTTCCAATAGGGCTCCCATGCAGTCAGCTCGGTCGCCCCCTGGAAGAGCTTCCGAGTCTCGGCACCTTCCTCCACTGGCCCAACCTTGCACACTCACTGGCTGGTTCGCGGCCCCAATTCGGTCACGTTGGTCAGGGCACGTAGGGGGTCTTCTGGGCGTCGACGCGGCTCTCGGCGGTAACTGCCACCGACGGCATATGCTCGTCGCATGTCCGAGGATTCGCGTGATGGCTCTACGCCTCCGCACGCGAACAGGCGGTACGCCGGCATCGTCGAGTCGTTGATGACACAACTCTTCATCGCTGACTCGGACCCGCGGGCGGAAACGAAGCGTGCCTTCCTCCACTGGGTGGTGGTCAGCGCCGCGGTGATCTTCGCCGTATGGTTCGTCGCGCTCATCGTGATCATGCTCGCGGCCGTCCTCCGAGGCTGAAGGAGTTGGGCGGATTGCGCGTTTGCTGCTCCGATTGTCGAGGGGCACGTAAACGCCCCTAAAACACGGTTTTAGGGGCGTTTACGCGCCCTTCGAGGGTCGCTCAGCGGTGGAACTCGTCCTCGTGCGCGGCGTGCTCGGCCGGCTCGAGCTGGAACGTCGAGTGCTCGACGTCGAAGTGCTTGGCCAGGCATCCGGACAGCTCGTCCAGCAGCTTCCCCGTCCCGCCCGACCGGAAGACGCCGGCCTCGACCACGACGTGCGCCGTGAACACCGGCGCGCCCGACGTGATGGCCCAGACGTGCACGTCGTGCACGGCGACGACGCCCGGGGTGCCCAGGATGTGGTCGCGGATCTCCGCGACGTCGGTGTCCGCGGGGGCCGCCTCGCTGAGCACGCGCACCACGTCGCGCAGCAGCAGTACGGCGCGCGGGACGATGAACGCCGCGATCAGCAGCGACGCGATCGCGTCGGCCGGGGCGAAGCCGGTGAACATGATCACGACGGCCGCGACGATGACGGTCAGCGAGCCGATCAGGTCGCCGAACACCTCCAGGTACGCGCCGCGCATGTTGATCGAGTGATCGGCGGCGGGACGCAGCAGCAGCAGGGCGCCGAGGTTCGCGACCAGGCCGATGACGGCGACCACGAGCATCGGGCCGGACTGGACCTCCGTCTCCCCCGACACGAGCCGTCCGATCGCGCCGATGCTCACGAACACCGCGACGACGACGAGGATCAGCCCGTTGATCAGCGCGCCGAAGACCTCGGCCCGGCGGTAGCCGAACGTCTGGCGGTCGGTCGGCGGCCGGGCGGCGACGATGGTGGCCATCAGGGCGACGATCAGCCCGGTCAGATCGCTCAGCATGTGACCGGCGTCCGCCAGCAGCGCCAGCGATCCGCTCAGCCACGCGCCGATGATCTGCACGACGAGCACCGCGGCGACGATCCCGATGGCGATCAGGAGCCGGTTGCGGTTGGCGGAGTGGCCGTGGTCGTGACTCATGGTTCTTCTACGGTATGTCGAAGTCGCCGGGGCGTGCCAGCGGGAGCGCTAGATAGGAATGAGTGCCGTTCTCATTCTCACTGCGCTGCGCCCAGGCTCCGGCGCTCAGCCCGCGGCCGCGACCAGGTCCCGCAGCGCCGGCACGATGGCCGTGAAGGCCCGCGAGCGGTGGCTCTCGGCGTTCTTGACCTCCGGCCCGAGCTCGGCCGCCGTCGCGTCGTGGCCGTCCGGCACGAAGATCGGGTCGTAGCCGTGGCCGTGCTCGCCGCGCGGCTCGTGCGCGATGCTGCCGGGCCAGATCCCCTCGACCACGGTCTCGCCGGCCGGTGAGACCAGTGCGAGCGTCGCCGTGAAGTGCGCCGCGCGCGTGCCGTCCGGGAGGTCGGCGAGCTGGTCGAGCAACAGCTGGAGGTTGGCCTGCGCGTCGCCGTGCCGTCCGGCCCAGCGCGCCGAGAAGATCCCCGGGGCGCCGCCCATCGCGTCGACGCAGATTCCGGAGTCGTCGGCCAGCGCCGGCAACCCGGTGTGGGCGGCCGCGGCGCGCGCCTTGATCAGCGCGTTCGCCTCGAAGGTCACGCCGTCCTCCACCGGCTCCGGGCCGTCGTAGCCGACGATCTCGAGGCCGGGGACGGCGTCGCCCAGGATCTGCTGGAACTCCAGCGCCTTGTGCCGGTTGTGCGTGGCGAGGACGACGCGGACCATCAGCCCTCGATGCCGAGCGCGGACGACTCGAGCGCTGCGCGCTGCACGGCGGCCAGCTCGGTCGCGCCGCCGAGAGCCAGGTCCAGCAGCGCGTTCAGCTCGCCGCGGTCGAAGGGCGCGCCCTCGGCGGTGCCCTGCACCTCCACGAACAGGCCGCGGCCGGTCACGACCACGTTCATGTCGGTCTCGGCGCGGACATCCTCCACGTAGGCGAGGTCGAGCATCGGCGTGCCGTCGATGATTCCGACCGAGACCGCGGACACCGAGTCGATCAGCGGGGTGGCCTTCTGGCCGATGAAGCGGTGCTCGCGGCCCCACTCCAGCGCGTCCGCCAGGGCCACGTAGGCGCCGGTGATCGCGGCGGTGCGGGTGCCGCCGTCGGCCTGCAGCACGTCGCAGTCGATCACGATGGTGTTCTCGCCGAGCGCCTTCATGTCCACCACCGCGCGGAGGCTGCGGCCGATCAGCCGGCTGATCTCGTGGGTGCGGCCGCCGATCCTGCCCTTGACGGACTCCCGGTCCATGCGCTCGTTCGTGGAGCGCGGCAGCATGGCGTACTCGGCGGTGACCCAGCCTTTGCCCTTGCCGGCCATCCAGCGCGGCACGCCGTTCGTGAACGACGCCGTGCAGAGCACACGCGTGTTGCCGAACGAGATCAGCGCCGAGCCCTCGGCCTGCCGGCTCCAGCCGCGCTCGATGGTGACGGGCCGGAGGCCGTCGGGGGTGCGGCCATCCGCGCGGGTGATGTCGGTCACAGTTCTCTCCTCGGTCGGAAACGGAAGGGCTCAGGGGTCAGAGCGGGAGGTCGATCACGCCGGTCTGCACCAGGTCGACCCGGAAGATCTCCGGCCCGATGAAGCGGTGCGCGAGGCGCAGGAAGTAGTCGGCGTCCGAACCGGTCGCCTCGTAGCGGATGCTGGGCGGCGTGATCTCGGTCCGCTCCAGGCCGCGACTGACGAGCGTGCGGTAGACGTCCTTGGCGGTCTCGGTGTCGCTGGAGACCAGCGAGACGCCCTCGCCCATCACGTACGAGATCGCGCCCTTCAGGAACGGGTAGTGCGTGCAGCCGAGCACGAGCGTGTCCACGTCGGCCTCGCGCAGCGGCTGGAGGTACTCGGCCGTGACGCGCAGCACCTCCTCGCCGCTGGTGATCCCGGCCTCCACGAACTCCACGAAGCGCGGGCAGGCCTGCGTGAAGAGCTCGAGGGACGGCGCGGCGGCGAAGGCGTCCTCGTAGGCGCGGGAGGAGATCGTGCCCGCCGTGCCGATGACGCCGACCCGGCCCGTCCTGGTCGCCGAGACGGCGCGGCGCACGGCCGGCTGGATGACCTCGATGACCGGCACCGAGTAGCGCTCGCGGGCGTCGCGCAGCATCGCGGACGACGCGGTGTTGCAGGCGATCACGATCAGCTTGACGCCCTGCTCGACCAGGAAGTCCAGGACCTCCAGGGAGTAGCGGCGGACGTCCGCGATCGACTTCGGCCCGTACGGCGAGTGCGCGGTGTCGCCGACATAGAGCAGCGACTCGTTGGGGAGCTGGTCGCGGATGGCCCGGGCGACGGTGAGCCCACCGACCCCCGAGTCGAAGATCCCAATCGGCGCATCCGTCACAGCAGTCCAGCCTACCCGTCCGCGCCGTGGCTAAGGTGGAGCCGTGACCGAGTCCTCCGCGCTCCTGACCGACCGCTACGAGCTCACGATGCTCGACGCCGCGCTGCTGAGGGGCACGCACGAGAGGGAGAGCGTCTTCGAGGCGTTCACCCGTCACCTGCCGGCCGGCCGCCGCTACGGCGTCATCGCGGGCACCGGGCGCCTGCTGGAGCTGATCGAACGGTTCCGCTTCGGGGACGCCGAGCTGGAGTACCTGCGCGAGGCCTCTGTGGTGCGGCAGGAGACCCTCGACTGGCTCGCGGACTTCCGGTTCTCCGGCACCATCCGGGGCTACCGGGAAGGTGAGGTCTTCTTCCCCGGGTCGCCGTTCCTGATCGTGGACGCGCCGTTCGCGGAGGGGGTCATCCTCGAGACGCTCATCCTCAGCGTCTTCAACTACGACTCGGCCGTCGCCTCCGCCGCCGCGCGGATGGTCACGGCCGCCGCCGGCCGTCCGCTCGCCGAGATGGGCTCGCGCCGCGCCAACGAGCGCAGCGCCGTCGCAGCCGCGCGGGCCGCGTACATCGCGGGGTTCGGCGCGACCTCCAACCTGGAGGCGGGGCGCACCTGGGGCGTGCCGACGATGGGCACGGCCGCGCACGCGTTCACGCTACTGCACGACAGCGAGGAGGACGCCTTCCGTGCGCAGGTCGCGGCACTCGGCCCCGGCACCACGCTGCTGGTCGACACCTTCGACGTGGAGCAGGCGATCGAGACGGCCGTGCGCGTGGCCGGTCCGGAGCTCGGCGCCGTCCGCCTCGACTCCGGCGACCTCCCGAAGCTCGTGCGCCAGGTGCGCGCCCAGCTCGACCGGCTCGGCGCGACGAAGACCCGCATCACCGTGACCAACGACCTGGACGAGTTCACCATCGCTGCGCTGTCGTCGTCGCCGGTCGACTCGTACGGGGTCGGCACCGCGGTCGTCACCGGCTCGGGGTCACCGGCCTCCGGGATGGTCTACAAGCTCGTCGCCCACCGCGACGACGACGGCACGTGGGTGCCGGTGGCGAAGAAGTCGGAGGGCAAGCCGAGCATCGGCGGCCGCAAGCACCCGATCCGCCGGCTCGACGCGTCGGGGCACGCGGTCGCGGAGGTCATCCACATCGTGGAGGCGGGCGATCAGCCGGACGACACCGGCCGCGACCTGCTCGTGCCGCTGGTCGCCGACGGCGAGGTGCAGCGCGAGCACCTCGGGCCGGAGGGCACGCGGCGGGCACGCGAGCACCGCGCGAGCGCGATGAGGGAGCTGCCGGACGAGGCGTTCCGGCTGGGCCGGGGCGACCCGGTGCTGCCGACGATCTTCGGCTGAGGCGGCGGCCGCCGCGGACTGCGGCTACTCGTCCCGCAGCTTCTCGTAGATCTCCTTGCAGGTGGGGCAGACCGGGAACTTCTCCGGGTCGCGGCCCGGGGTCCACATCTTGCCGCACAGCGCCTTGACCGGTTTGCCGGTCATGGCGGACTCGAGGATCTGCTCCTTCTTCACGTAGTGCGAGAAGCGCTCGTGGTCGCCGGGCTCGGAGATCTGCGGCGTCTCCAGAAGCTCGCGCTCGAGTGTGCTCGTGCCACCGCCGCCCGGCTCTCCACCGGGTTCGAGGATGCTGGCGTCGTTCATCGTCCCAGTCTAACGGCGTGAGGTCCGGACACTGCCGGGCCCGTCGCCCTTGCTTCAGTCGTTGCGGTTCGCGAACGCCATCAACTCCGGGCCGCGCTTGTCGAACGCCCGCGCGCCGGCCCACAGCCCGCCGCCGAGGGCGGCGAAGCCGACCAGCACCGACGCGATCGGCGAGATGCCGAGCCAGAACGGGTTGACCGTCAGGCCGAGGGCCAGGAAGACGATCGCGGGCGACGCCAGGATGATGATGGCGAAGAAGCTGAACGCCTGGGCGAGGGCCGCCGACGCTCCGGAGTTCTGCGGCTGCGTGAAGGCGCTGTCGCCCGGCTTGGTCGCGGGGTACGGGAAGAGCGCCGAGAACACACTGGACAGGCCGAGCCCGATCACCAGGATGGACCCGCACAGCGCCGCGACAGCCGGAAGCACCGCCCAGTCGCCGAACACCGCCGCGGTCACCAGCGAGCCGACCACGATGACCGGGATGCCGATGAGCACGGGCGGGAACATCCTCCCGACCCGGTCGGCGATGCCGCGTGTCCCCGAGACGAGATGCAGCCAGATCGCGGTGCTGTCGAAGGCGATGTCGTTGTGGATGGTCCAGCCGAGGAACAGGCAGACCAGCGGCAGCGGCACGAGCGAGGCGAAGTGGATCGAGAGGCCGCCGAGCGCGAGCGCAACGACCACGAACACCGGGATGACCGGCACCACCACCAGCGCCACCCAGTAGCGGGCGTCCCTCCCCCAGTACGTCATCGAGCGCGCGGCGATCGCGGCCGTCGGTCCGCCGGGGAGCCGAGCGAACCAGCCGAGGCCGTGATGGTCGCGCGCGAGCGCCTCCCGCTCCGGCGCGACGAGCACCAGCGCGACGAGGGTGCGCCAGACCAGCCAGAGCACGCCGACGGTCGCGACGGCGATGAGGAACTGCGCGAACGCCGCACCCCCGTCGCCTTCGGCGGCGGCGCCCGGCATGCTCCAGACCGCGCCGAGCGGGGTCCACTGCAGCCAGCCGGCGAAGCCGTTCAGCGTGCCGAGGCCGTCGCGGCCCCAGTCGACGGTGAGCAGCAGGAGCAGCACGGGGGCGACGAGCACGAGGGCCAGGAACGCGAAGACGCCTCCGGCCTCCTTCGACCGGCGCGGCGGTACGAGCAGCGAGGCGATCGCGGTGGAGATGCGGGACGCGAGCACGCAGGTGGGCAGGGCGATCAGCGCAGAGAGCACGGCGAGCACCGCCGCGCCCGGGTCGCGGGACCAGGTGATCACCGTGCCCAGCGAGCACACGAAGAGCACGATCGCGGGGAGGCCGACCAGCGCGGCGAGGGCCAGCGCGCGGGCGAGCTCCCGGTCGGGGATGCCGAACAGCGCGAACTTGCGCGGGTCGAGCGCGTCATCCACCCCGAACAGCAGCGGCAGCAGCAGGAAGCCGGCGACCACGATCGAGCCGATCACGACCAGCACACCGTGCACGTCGGCGACGTCAGGCGCGAGGCGCGCCGCCACCAGAGCGCCGATCACCAGCACCACCGTCACCACGCCGTAAGCCAGCCCCAGCACCAGGCCGAAGATCTGCCACGGGCTGCGCCGGAAGGCGTTGCCGAGGAGCCTGAGCCTCAGTCCGAGAAGCTGTGCAACCACTCCATGCCCTCCGCCGCCTTGCGTCCACCGGCCAGGTCGACGAACCGTTCCTCCAGGGTCTGCTCGCCGCGCACCTCGTCGATGGTCCCGGCCGCGAGCACCTGGCCGCGGACGATGATCGCGACGCTGTCGCAGACCCGCTCGATCATGTCCATGCCGTGGCTGGAGAGCACGACCGTGCCGCCCGCGGCGGTGTAGCGCTGCAGGATGTCCACGACGTTCGCAGCGGAGACCGGGTCGACGGACTCGAACGGCTCGTCGAGCACCAGGAGGCGCGGCGAGTGGATCATGGCGGCCGCGAGGGCGATCTTCTTCGTCATGCCCGCGGAGTAGTCGGCGACCAGGCGGTCGAGCGCGTCGGCGATGCCGAACGCGTTCGCGAGATCGGCGGTGCGGGCGTGGACGGTCTTGGCGGAGAGCCCGCGCAGCGTTCCGGCATAGTGCAGGAACTGCGCTCCGGTGAGGCGGTCGAACAGGCGCAGCTTGTCCGGAAGGACGCCGATGACGTGCTTGGCGCGCACCGGCTCGGTCCAGACGTCCACGCCGTGCACGACGATGCGGCCCTCGTCGGGTCGCAGCAGGCCGGTGACCATCGACAGGGTCGTGGTCTTGCCCGCGCCGTTCGGGCCGACGATGCCGTAGAAGGAGCCCTCGCGCACGTCCAGCGTGACGCCGTCGACGGCGACGATCGGGCCGTAGCGCTTGCTGAGGCCGTGGATGGCGAGGACGCTCGGGCGGGTGTCCACGACAGGGGCCGGACGGATCGGTTCCGCCGGCTGCGCGGGTGCGGGGACCGCGGCGGCCGTCTCGACGACGGCCTTCGCGGTGCGCGGCTTCTGCGCCGTCTTGGCGGTGGTCGTCCGCTTGCGCGGAGTGGGCGTCCGCGTGCTCGAGCCCGCGGCCGCCGCCGCGGTCTTCGGCTGCGTGCGCTTGGCGGCGGGGCGCGCGGCGGGCGCCGCCTGCTCCGTCTCGGACTGCGCGATCTCGGACATCGGCTCCCCCTCGTGATCCCCCCGCGGATCGGGCGCGCCGGACTCCGGCTCGGTACTGCTGCCGGGTCGCGCGCGCTCGAAACTCACCACGCAACCGTACCAATACAGAACCGCTTGCGTACCCCCCGACGGGTGACCTCGCAGCGACGGCCTCAGGCTTCTCAGACTGCCTAGGAAAGTCCTGTGAGGAACATAACGACCCCGCAACGACCGACGTCAACCCCTGCCCCCGGATGAGGGCCCCCGGTATTCTGGTGCAGGCATGAAGGCGTGTCGAAACACGTAAAGCGTGAATGAACTCCCGGTGACATCCCGGGAGTGGCGGGCGTCGAAGCTCCGCCGCAATCACACCCACACGGGGTTCGCGCGGATTCAAGGAGATGATTGTGACGACCCAGGTAGTGATCCTCGCGGCCGGAATGGGCAGCCGGCTCGGCCGGAGCCTCCCGAAGCCGCTGACGGAGCTGAGCGACGGCCGCACCATCATGCAGCAGCAGTTCGACAACATCCACGCCGCGTTCGGCAAGGACGTCACCGTGACGATCGTCGTCGGCTACAAGCTCGAGCACATCATCGAGGCGTTCCCGGACGCCGAGTTCGTCTACAACGAGCAGTACGACCAGACCAACACCTCCAAGAGCCTCATGCGCGCCCTGCAGGCCTCCGGCCCCGGCGGCGTGCTCTGGATGAACGGCGACGTCGTGTTCGACCCGGCCGTGCTCGTCCGCGGCGCGGCGATGGTCTCGCGCGACCAGACCTTCGTGACCGTCAACACCTCGTCGGTCGCCGACGAGGAGGTCAAGTACACCACCGGCCCCGAGGGCTACATCCACGAGCTGTCC is a window from the Leifsonia shinshuensis genome containing:
- a CDS encoding nicotinate phosphoribosyltransferase, which produces MTESSALLTDRYELTMLDAALLRGTHERESVFEAFTRHLPAGRRYGVIAGTGRLLELIERFRFGDAELEYLREASVVRQETLDWLADFRFSGTIRGYREGEVFFPGSPFLIVDAPFAEGVILETLILSVFNYDSAVASAAARMVTAAAGRPLAEMGSRRANERSAVAAARAAYIAGFGATSNLEAGRTWGVPTMGTAAHAFTLLHDSEEDAFRAQVAALGPGTTLLVDTFDVEQAIETAVRVAGPELGAVRLDSGDLPKLVRQVRAQLDRLGATKTRITVTNDLDEFTIAALSSSPVDSYGVGTAVVTGSGSPASGMVYKLVAHRDDDGTWVPVAKKSEGKPSIGGRKHPIRRLDASGHAVAEVIHIVEAGDQPDDTGRDLLVPLVADGEVQREHLGPEGTRRAREHRASAMRELPDEAFRLGRGDPVLPTIFG
- a CDS encoding DUF3039 domain-containing protein, coding for MNDASILEPGGEPGGGGTSTLERELLETPQISEPGDHERFSHYVKKEQILESAMTGKPVKALCGKMWTPGRDPEKFPVCPTCKEIYEKLRDE
- a CDS encoding ABC transporter ATP-binding protein, encoding MSEIAQSETEQAAPAARPAAKRTQPKTAAAAAGSSTRTPTPRKRTTTAKTAQKPRTAKAVVETAAAVPAPAQPAEPIRPAPVVDTRPSVLAIHGLSKRYGPIVAVDGVTLDVREGSFYGIVGPNGAGKTTTLSMVTGLLRPDEGRIVVHGVDVWTEPVRAKHVIGVLPDKLRLFDRLTGAQFLHYAGTLRGLSAKTVHARTADLANAFGIADALDRLVADYSAGMTKKIALAAAMIHSPRLLVLDEPFESVDPVSAANVVDILQRYTAAGGTVVLSSHGMDMIERVCDSVAIIVRGQVLAAGTIDEVRGEQTLEERFVDLAGGRKAAEGMEWLHSFSD
- a CDS encoding phosphocholine cytidylyltransferase family protein gives rise to the protein MTTQVVILAAGMGSRLGRSLPKPLTELSDGRTIMQQQFDNIHAAFGKDVTVTIVVGYKLEHIIEAFPDAEFVYNEQYDQTNTSKSLMRALQASGPGGVLWMNGDVVFDPAVLVRGAAMVSRDQTFVTVNTSSVADEEVKYTTGPEGYIHELSKTVKGGLGEAVGINYISGKDKAALLRQLQRVADQDYFERGIELAIEQDRLLVEPVDISDLYAVEVDFQEDLERANLFV